TTTCTTGTCAACAACTCTTTGACAATTTCCTTAATTCTTATGGGACAAATTTCTTCTACGCTTCATCAAGTTTGAGGACTGCATTCATGGGAATAGGAACTGGTTTAGTTGAATGCATATTAGTccttatgaaaaaatttcttGGATTTGAAGCTCTTCGCACAACAACTGGTCTTCATCTTACACAGTCAAAGTACACAATTGATCTCCTCACTAGGACTAATATGCATTCAGCTAAACCAGTTCTTACCCCCATGAGTGCAACCCTCAAACTTCATGCAACTTCCAACCCTACATTTTCTGATCCCACACTTTATAGAAGCACCATTGGTGCTCTCCAATACTTGACTAACATAAGACTGGATATAACATTTGCTATAAACAAACTCAATCAATACTTGCAACAACCTACCGAGCTTCATTGGACAGCGTGTAAGAGAGTATTATGTTATCTGAAGGGTATAGTTTATCATGGACTGCATTTCACTCTGGTTTCATCTTTGCATCTTCAAGTATACACAAACGTAGATCGGGGATAGTTCAATTGATGATCGCCACTCTACAACTAGCTACTGTGTGTTTCTTGGCACTAATCTTCTCACATGGAGCTCTTGTAAACAATCCGTAGTTGCGAGATCCTCAACCGAAGTAGAATATTGTGTCCTCACTCATGCATCAACTGAAGTAGCATGGCTAtgctctaattttttttttaatttttttttttcagaactTGGAATTTCTCTTGTCAGCACACTTGTCATATGGTGTGACAGTCAAGGTGCTGGTGTATTGGCTGCTAATCCGGTATTTCATTCTTGAACAAAACATATTGAAGTGGATGTTCATTACGTTCGTGAGCAAGTGCTAGATAAAAAACTAGTGGTATCTTATGTTCCTTTTGTAGAACAAGTGGCTAACTTATTCACTAAGCCTTTGTCTATTCCCAGGTTTCAGTATCTGCTAACCAAGCTCAACCTTGTTGTCTCTCCAGGTTGTGCTTGAGGGAGGGTGTTAAGCTAACCAAATTCAGTTAGGAAGTTAGCTAACCTATGTAACTGTAACTATGGTTAGTTAGTAACTATAGTTAGTTGGTAACCAGAGTTAGATTCtagaaattttgatataaaaacacATGTAAAACAATCAGATGATGAATGAAAGAACACGTTTCCACTCTTTCAATCCAGAATTTTCTAACACTCTGTTATTCCGGTTTGCACTATGTTTTCTGCAACAGTCttgttccttttattttcttcgaCAAGACATTCCTCGACCAAATAGAAGGTGTTCGTTGTTCAATCGAAGCTAGAAGATATTCAGCTTGCAagattgtctcttattttttatgCTCCAACAATACCCATGTCttagaattttatgaaaaaacttttcAAGACTCTTAAAAGTGTTACACCTTCAACCTCAAGATAAACTTTCCTATATTGGGCAACAACCCATCACCAGGCCACAATTAACAAACCCATAAAGAAAATGCTAAGACGAATGCACCTCCAAGAATAAAAGCCATTGTCGTTTCCTTTTTGAGACCTCTCTTCTCTTCAAATCATCGTAAAACCAATGTTGTCTCTACTCATGAGAGCGATTCAAAGACAATGGGGGGATGCTTCCTTTGTATAACTATTTGTAGTGCGATAGGCGGTGGCAACACGAGAAGGTGACGACACCACCATGGAGGTCTTTGGTCTCCAGATTTCCCATCAAAGGAGATAAATAGTAGGGTGGATTTGATGATAGCTGGAAATTTTAGTGCAAGGCCTAGGAAAGCTTAGGGGCcttatttataattgaaaattttagattgtattaaaatatttgcttataatatttcaaatctCAAATTTACTTCTTGTATATGAATTAGAAGTATGTACTAATTTGTTGCACTATCACTATTCTTTTAAGATCCATATTGGTTAGTTGGTTAGTCACTAAAGTGACAAAACTAGAAAGATTTGAGGACATcaaattatgtaaaatattcAATTTCCTATGAATTATTAAtacttataaattaattaaaataatgtattattttaatttgtaacCTATGATGTCCCACATTGGATAAGGGGGAAGTTTTTGAcattatatatgtagaggctttTCTTAATCTTGTAAACTTGTTTTAAAGCCGTAAGGGCTCCTTTAAgtctaaaacaaataatatccaTACGGTTGGGTGTgaatcattacaaatggtattagagatCCCCGACCAGGGTTTATTTAGCCATAGGAGGGAAAGTTTCTAGctttatataagtatgaactcctcTTAATCTTGTAAACGTGTTTTAAAACCGTGAGAGTCTTTTTAGATTTAGAGCAAATAATATCTACCTAGTTGGATGCGAGTTGTGAGTTGTTACATAACCATAGGTATATTGGAGTTTATTGTTTATAAGATACTAAGGATCACTCAAATAAAAATGCATGAATAAAATTGGAGAGACTTGACACATGTCAGGAGCTGGAGAAGTTGGTTAGAGATAGCTTGTGATCAAAGCAAAGAAGAGATTGAGGAGGTAGAAAGAGCCTTCATTTGctcctttttttagttttagcgAGATTGGAGGAAGGATGgtattagtttttaatttcttgttttaatgtAAGCTTTCAGcacaaatttggtcagaaagagTGAGTCATCTTTAATAGTTGATAGAGTGAGTACCATTGCTTAGATTCAGATGGAGTGTTCATGTCCATTTTAGAGCTCAAACCCAAAGTTAGGAGTGACGTTGAATGAGTTCATGATGAGGGGTTCTGGTTGTGCCATGAGATTTTACTGTGCTCTTCTTCATCTGAAGCTAAAAAAAGTCCAAAGGAGAAAGGCAACAAGGGGGCTGTTCAATTAGATATTTGATGACCGCACCCCCACTATTTTCTTAGTCAATGAACCCGGCTTCTCCCAATGGCCAAACTTCAAAGTGAACTCATAACTAATCCCTAATGGATTATGACTGGGAGAAATGTTTACGTGGTCGGTGCACTATAAGGCCAAAAAGTAAATGTGGCACACCACCAAACCTTGTATAAATGAAGACCAATTGCACTATAAACACAGCCATTTTTGAACCCTAAAGACACAAAGATGAAGCCTCCTTCCCCTGTTGCTGCACTTGTATTAAGGATCCTGACCCTAATTTCCATTTCGATATCGTTCATCGTCCTCATCACCAACACCACCACCTTATCTTCCGATTACGGTAAAGTGAAGCTCCACTTTAAAGATGTCTACTCCTACAggtaattaataatttatttgagagtaattttaagaaacactcttaaattttttattaaaaaaattattttcaaatattaaaaaattagaaatatttcctaaaaatattataaatattagtgAATTAGACATATTTATAGAGTTGAGGTTGAGaacttgttctttttcttttcttcaccatattgtttgatttggagCTTTTTGTGGATTGCAGGTACATGGTTTTTACGCTTGTGGTGGGATTTGCATATACCCTTTTGCAAATTGCTTTCACAATCTATCAGGTGTGCATGGGAAAACGCTTAAGCAGTGGTGATGGACTCTATCAATTCGACTTCTACGGCGATAAGGTGCAACCTTCATATATTTCCTTACTTCACCTTTTCTTTCGagtatgaaaataaataatttagaaacatgtcataaaaagtattattttcaatacattttaaaaaaattttaaagaataggaAACAACTCTATTTTCTCTTAGAACTAACCCTAATCTGTCGGCTGACTTTGATGGAGGCCACGCTTGATCCATGGGCTTGTACTGGTGCTTCAATCACCCATTCAATACATTGGCCTTGGGCTTTAAACATCTATATCATTCAATCGACCTTATCCCACAGTCCCACTTGACTATCAAAAGATGGGTCCATTCTCCATCCACTCTTAAAACATTCCACCATTTCTCAGCTTCCCAAACGTTCCCCAGGCCTGGCCCAATAAGGACTACCAGAAACCTAGGCCTGCAATATTCACATTGGGCTAAGCACATGAAGTTTAACATACGTATGGTTTGTGCAGGTGGTATCCTATGTACTAGCCACAGGGGTTGGTGCAGCATTTGGTGCTACCATAGATCTGAAGGAAGCCTCCTCGGGTGCcaacaaatttttcaataaGGGAAGTGCAGCTGCCAGCCTCCTTCTCCTTGCCTTCTTGTTCACTGCAGTATCATCAGTTTTCTCATCCTTAGCACTGCCTAAGAAAATTTAACTGTTATAGAAAAAGATTGTGGATCTCAAATGAGGATTTAGGGTCAATTAATACCATGTAATCACAACTTttgtgatgtttttttttttttttttttttaaaaagaattttggaCAGAAAGTTTTGGGAAAGAAGCTCGATTGTATTCCTTGATTGTGTttcttttatacaaaattttgatCTAATCTAGAAGTAGAAATTAAATACAACCTAAGAAGAGAAACTATAtaacaaatacaaaaataatagaGGATCTATATATTGCATAATTTGCAAAAGAAAAGTAAGTACTAATGCAATGGTTGACCATGATATTTGGAATCAACATTTGCTTTAATTTGCTCAAGATCTTTGAAATTAACATTTCGCCTATGATGCCCCCATAAGGAACAAGAATGAAGCAAACATTGTTGAGACAAAACCCGTAGTGACTTTTTTTTACACTAGAGTTACTATGTAAAAAGATTGGTCAAACACTTGGTGATGTTATGGTATTTTGGCCTGTAAGCTTTATTGCAATTACAAGAATTACAATTAAAGGTCTAACTTAATGAAGCCAGCAAAATTGGAGATATTGAATTCAACAATAAGCTCAAGTTAATCAACAAAGATTTTCACTCGCTGCATATAATTGGATACATTGCTTGATGTGTATGAACAATTGATTATTTGTTTGATTCTCATCATTTTGTCATGAAATGGTTTGGCATATATGTTAGTAAGCATGGTCCAAACATCTCACAAATTCTTGATTGATGCTACTAACATAGGGaagtaattttcttaaaaagaaaagtaactATTGCATTGAGTAAGAGTTGATTCTAACTTGCCCATAAAACATGGTCAggatttagtttttcttttccatctgTTTTAAGATCATAATGAAAAGACAAGGGGTAGAACAATCAAGATAGTCCATGAGATCCTAACCATTCAAGAGCGAGTTAGATTATACCCCACATAAAATGTAATTTAAAGGAGTAAGTTTTAATAGGTCTTAAGCAACTATGTTTAAAGAGATGAGAGAAGCATTATTGATAGAGATAGAGTTGCCAACTAAGGGGTTGAAAGAGGTGGATACATTCGATGGTAGAGCTCATTTGAGCATCACACTTTATACcataaagattaattaatttcatatagAAGGTTTTGGAAAAGAAGCTTAATTGTAGTCAATATTTAATAGGTGCATGATCTTTGGAATCAATatgctttaatatttttatcatgatACATTTGTTGCATATGTTTCTATCCCCACCCAAAAAATAAGAGTTGAATGAGTGTGCTATATTTTATATTGCAACTTCATTCCTCAATCAATCTAACCCATCATGGAATATCTAGAGAATCCCAAATGGAAAGCGGGATAATTACCATTGATGAGtcagatga
This DNA window, taken from Vitis riparia cultivar Riparia Gloire de Montpellier isolate 1030 chromosome 13, EGFV_Vit.rip_1.0, whole genome shotgun sequence, encodes the following:
- the LOC117928472 gene encoding CASP-like protein 4D1; its protein translation is MKPPSPVAALVLRILTLISISISFIVLITNTTTLSSDYGKVKLHFKDVYSYRYMVFTLVVGFAYTLLQIAFTIYQVCMGKRLSSGDGLYQFDFYGDKVVSYVLATGVGAAFGATIDLKEASSGANKFFNKGSAAASLLLLAFLFTAVSSVFSSLALPKKI